The Pseudobdellovibrionaceae bacterium genomic sequence ATGAAGGTTTTATAAAAGCAAAATTTATAGACAAAACAGACACATCATTACTTTTACAAAGTCCTCACCTTTTAGAAAAAAAAGAAAATAAGAAAAACACAGCACACTTTGTTAATACCCCTTTAATCGACTTTTCTTTAGCCACTAGTCGCAGCCAATTACAATCTGCAATAGATAAATTAGAAAATAAACTGTCTAGTAGTTTATTTAATAAAGAAACGGGCTTAAATGCATTTTCTGTCATTAATGGTGAAGAATATAAAACCAATAATGTTTTTATTCGCAATAATCCCTCTAATAAAAAACAAACAATTACAAAGGTGCATCTTGCAGATGTAGACCTTGCAGAAAAAGCTATTCAAGTGTCTAAAGATTTTTCTAATCAATGGCAAAATACCGATGCTAAAAAACGCTCTGCAATGTTAAAACAACTGGCGGTGTTGCTTAAAAAAGAACGCTTTCGCTTAAGTGCTTACATTATTTTAGAGGTGGGAAAAACTTGGCGAGAAGCCGACGGCGATGTGGCCGAAGCTATTGATTTTTGCCTTTACTATGCAGATTTAATTTTACACACCAAAGTAGATGTTAGTAATGTGGCGGGCGAAAGCAGTATTTACGACTTTCAAGCCAAAGGGCTTTGCGCAGTAATTGCTCCTTGGAATTTTCCATTAGCTATTTTAACAGGAATGAGTGTTGCCGCCTTAGTAACAGGCAATACCGTTATTATGAAACCTGCCGAGCAAAGCAGTGGTATAGCCTATGAATTAGTACAATTAATGTTACAAGCCGGTTTTCCAAAAGCTGCTATACATTTACTGTGTGGAACTGGAGAAAACATAGGAGAATACTTAGTACAACATAAAGATGTACGACAAATTGCTTTTACAGGATCTAAAGAAGTGGGTGTAAATATTTTGCAAAAAAGTAACACCTATAAACCAAAACAATCTTATAACAAAAGCTGTGTTATTGAAATGGGCGGAAAAAACGCATTAATTATAGACTCTGATGCCGACTTAGACCAAGCCATACAGGCCGTTATTAAATCGGCTTTTGGATTTCAGGGGCAAAAATGTTCTGCCTGCAGTCGTATTATTATTTTAAATAGTATTTATGATCAATTTGTACAACGCTTAATTCCTGCGGTAAATAGTTTAGTGGTAAGAGAAGCAAAAGACCCTAAAGCCTTTGCCGGACCTGTAGTTGACCAACAAGCTTATGATAAAATTATGGGTTTTATTAATCGTGCAGAACAAAGAAAAATTCCTAATTTATTAAAGTATAATTTAGAAAAACAAAAATTTGCAGAAAATTATAAACAAGGCTTTTTTGTGCCTTTTTGTATTTTTGGCCCTGTAGATTCGCAAGATGAACTTTGCCAAGAAGAAATTTTTGGCCCCGTCTTATCTTTAATCAAAGTAAATAGCCTTGAAGAAGCTATTAGTACTGCCAATGCTACAAGCTTTGCCTTAACGGGAGGGATTTTTTCTAGAAGCCCTGCCAATATTGAAAAAGCAAAAAAAGAACTACAGGTTGGAAACCTTTACATTAATCGCGACATTACAGGAGCATTAGTAGGCCGACACCCTTTTGGAGGCTTTAAAATGTCTGGATTAGGAAGCAAAGCCGGAAGCCCCGATTACTTAAAAGAATTTATGAATCCTGTTTGTGTAACAGAAAATTTAGTGAGACAAGGGTTTTCGCCAGATTTATTGTAAAGCCAGTTTGGTATTATAAAAAATATCTGTTTAAAACTACGGTAACACTACCTCTACAATGCCTGTTATATTTTTATTAAATTGCTTAGTAAAGTTTTTGGCTTCTATTTTTGTATAAGAACAATTAAATAACTTAGCCCAATGTTCAAATTCTAAGCTATGATTAGCTTCTAAAATTTTTTGATTAAAAAGTGGTTTAAAAATTTTTCCACCAAAATTATTAACAATAATAATAGCCCAATTTTTATTGGATAATTGTTTAGATATCCACAAAGCATTTAAATCATACAAAGCACTTAAATCTCCCAACACAGCCCAAGATTTATTTTTATCAGACATTCCCGAAGCCCAGCCCAAAAACCCAGACACTAAACCATCAATTCCATTTAATCCGCGATGACTTTCTACAGAACAAAACGCCTTTTTAATCGCCACACTGTCCCAATGACGAATACTTAAAGAGTTTCCTAAAAAAATATTATTTTCTTCTAAAAACACTTCACTCATCTGCCTTACCAAAGCCTCTTCAGAAAAAGGATTTTCCTTACACCTAGTGTGTTTTTCTTTATAAAACTGCTTGTCTAGTGTTTTGATTTTTTCTTTCCACAAACTA encodes the following:
- a CDS encoding bifunctional proline dehydrogenase/L-glutamate gamma-semialdehyde dehydrogenase — protein: MFTKLQELHIQETGNQLLDNSEAQSSTSIFNKDWWYGNMMDWSMQKPEFKTKMFRFVDVFPYLKTGEEIIKHLKEYFEEEGKLPPLFQWGLGVGKLAPNILAAGLNKNMTSMSKMFITGSTSEDVLKYLNKARQSSLGFTIDLLGEATLSKEEASVYKKRYEELIINLSKASQSWSKNAILDSNEKGDIPSVNVSIKMTALYSQIKLEAWEESLTAIKDTLRPMFLLAKKHFVFINLDMEQYEYKNLSIQAFKELLSEEDFKDYPHFGIVIQAYLKDSLNDLHDLQQWVKKTRKTPVTIRLVKGAYWDFEVITSSQENWPCPVYTNKSETDSNYENCTNFLLQSYPHLYLALASHNVRSISTAITLAKEYKVPQKAIEIQMLYGMGEPIKSNLIKDNYRLREYTTVGDPIPGMAYLVRRLLENSSNEGFIKAKFIDKTDTSLLLQSPHLLEKKENKKNTAHFVNTPLIDFSLATSRSQLQSAIDKLENKLSSSLFNKETGLNAFSVINGEEYKTNNVFIRNNPSNKKQTITKVHLADVDLAEKAIQVSKDFSNQWQNTDAKKRSAMLKQLAVLLKKERFRLSAYIILEVGKTWREADGDVAEAIDFCLYYADLILHTKVDVSNVAGESSIYDFQAKGLCAVIAPWNFPLAILTGMSVAALVTGNTVIMKPAEQSSGIAYELVQLMLQAGFPKAAIHLLCGTGENIGEYLVQHKDVRQIAFTGSKEVGVNILQKSNTYKPKQSYNKSCVIEMGGKNALIIDSDADLDQAIQAVIKSAFGFQGQKCSACSRIIILNSIYDQFVQRLIPAVNSLVVREAKDPKAFAGPVVDQQAYDKIMGFINRAEQRKIPNLLKYNLEKQKFAENYKQGFFVPFCIFGPVDSQDELCQEEIFGPVLSLIKVNSLEEAISTANATSFALTGGIFSRSPANIEKAKKELQVGNLYINRDITGALVGRHPFGGFKMSGLGSKAGSPDYLKEFMNPVCVTENLVRQGFSPDLL